The genomic stretch GGGCCAGAATGAAAGTTCCTGGAGTGGTGTTAGCAGTTTTGGTATTCGCGTCTGTGGCCTTCGCCAATGGGGTCAAAGAGAAACCTTTTTATGGTGCCGATATCACGATGAAGGAGCCGGTCGAACTTTCAGTGGCCATTAGTAAGTTGTCGGAAGTTGGCAATAAGGAAATCCTTGTGACCGGGACGGTTGAGAAGGTATGCACCAATAAAGGCTGCTGGATGGCGATTACGTCAGGTGATCATCAGGCTCGGGTGACTTTCAAGGACTATGGCTTTTTTGTTCCAGTCACTTTAAAGGGAAAGAAGGTTTTGGCTCAGGGACTTCTATCTGAAAAGACCCTTAAGGTCAGCCAAGCCCGCCACTTCGCTAAAGACGCTGGCAAGTCCCAAGCGGAAATTGCCGCCATTAAATCACCGCAGAAGGAATTTAGCTTCGTTGCCTCAGGGGTTAAGGTCGCCCAATAGGGCAACCTTACGGCTGATTGTCTGGATCGGGATTGCTCTTGACGGCGACGAGGATGATGTTGTCAAAGATGATTCCGTCTTCCATTGGGTTGTTGCGGTTGTTGCCATTGTAGCCTTCGTCCATGGCGGCCGCCACGCGAAAGACAAATTTTTCCTGACGTTTGGTAAACTGCTTGAGATCAATATAGGCCTGACCCAGTTTCCAGTCAGATAGTTGAAAGTTGCGAATATTCAGATTTCGTCCAAAAGCCAGGTCGCTTGGAAAAAAGGCTTCCCAGGGGGTGATGTCGCGCAGTCTTTCATGGCGATTAGAGCCGCTAAGACCGCACTTCTCGTCGGTGTCTTGGCAAAGGTCCACCCTCACGGATTCGGGAAGTTTTCTTCCATTATAGGTGAGCTGAATCTGGCTTTCCAGGTGAATGGGCAAGTATTCGAACTGGATATAGGCCATATCGAAGCCCGAAAAATCAAAGGGATGTGAAATCAGGTAGATTTCATGAGTAGATCCACCTTCGCGACCTCGGAACAAGATAGCTCGATCGCCATCGGCCACAGGTCCCAGGTGGTTAGAATTTTCGATTTTGGCGTCGACATTGGAACCGTTGTAGCCATTGTCCATGATGATGGTTTCCCAGCGAAAGTCGTCGTGGTCGACAATAGCACTTCTCTCGAATCGATCTCTAAAGATCAAGCAAACGCCTTGAAATCCTTGGACAACAATGTTCTCACAAAGGGGAATGGAGTTGGGATCAACCGGAACCCCGGGGCCGCCGGGCTGATTGTTGCCGAAGTAATCACCTGGGCCCTCGCCGCCCTTATTGGAGAATCGAACTCCCGAGCAGGCAATAGTGGATAGTGCAAAGACCATCCCAGCGAGAAGGGGAAGGATGACGTTACTTAACACCGCAAATGACATTTTTAATCGCTTTTCCATAAGCAAAATTCTCCTGACAAAGTGATATTTCAAGATCAGGTCCACTCAGATCGAAATGGCGGGGGGAGGAGAGGCTATGAGGGGTGTTTTTTCTGGTCCAATGGGAGCAACTGCCGTAGAGTGCTCGCCAGCTGTCAAATTTCTAGGTACCAGTACCTATTGGGAGTCGAGCGATGGATTGGGAAATCAAGAGGGTCAATTTGGCTAAAGTGGAGCATCCTCACTTTAGTGGTGCGATGAAGCT from Pseudobdellovibrionaceae bacterium encodes the following:
- a CDS encoding DUF4920 domain-containing protein; the protein is MKVPGVVLAVLVFASVAFANGVKEKPFYGADITMKEPVELSVAISKLSEVGNKEILVTGTVEKVCTNKGCWMAITSGDHQARVTFKDYGFFVPVTLKGKKVLAQGLLSEKTLKVSQARHFAKDAGKSQAEIAAIKSPQKEFSFVASGVKVAQ